One Oceanispirochaeta sp. M1 DNA segment encodes these proteins:
- a CDS encoding RimK/LysX family protein produces MKLLSNRSILPIIFFIIVLSSISAQNSLGDKLILGSEEMALFTSLGESFTARIDTGAETSSIHARGVVHFVQNGENWVRFNINHDGTDRFFECPLESMVAVRQANSQTPVYRPVVKLNIQIGELRKDALFTLADRSRMAFPVLIGRNFLKGDALVDVSTAYLHGK; encoded by the coding sequence ATGAAACTCTTAAGTAACCGATCCATTCTCCCCATTATATTTTTCATTATAGTTTTGAGTTCTATTTCGGCTCAAAACAGCCTCGGGGATAAATTAATTCTTGGTAGTGAAGAGATGGCCCTGTTTACTTCCCTGGGTGAATCTTTTACAGCCAGGATCGACACAGGTGCAGAAACTTCATCCATCCATGCCCGGGGAGTGGTCCATTTTGTACAGAACGGAGAAAACTGGGTCCGCTTCAATATTAACCATGATGGTACTGACAGGTTTTTTGAATGTCCTCTGGAATCAATGGTTGCAGTCCGTCAGGCTAACAGTCAGACCCCCGTCTACAGACCTGTTGTAAAACTTAATATACAGATTGGGGAGCTCAGAAAGGATGCTCTTTTTACACTGGCCGACAGAAGCCGTATGGCTTTCCCTGTCCTTATCGGACGCAATTTTTTAAAGGGAGATGCACTGGTGGATGTCTCCACAGCGTATCTTCATGGTAAATAA